One window from the genome of Acinetobacter sp. ANC 7912 encodes:
- a CDS encoding putative RNA methyltransferase, which translates to MNLLMCPVCREQLKLNERTWRCDNQHSYDVAKQGYVNLHVVQHKHSKNPGDTPESVQARRAFLSAGHYAPLQQAVVRKIRELRIENLLDIGCGEGYYTDAMQQEVMQCVGVDIAKNAIQVAAKLNKEITWVVGTGATLPVLDHSIDLCTSLFSPIPKQEILRVLKPKSYLMVVTPAPQHLYAMREALFEEVKPHEPQKFVAQLEDAFNLVSEEVVEALLNLSKNDLENLIAMTPYAYKAKPERRLALEQQDQFAVTAQFQIYLFQKK; encoded by the coding sequence ATGAACCTACTCATGTGTCCGGTATGTCGTGAGCAGCTCAAATTAAATGAACGCACCTGGCGCTGTGACAACCAGCATAGCTATGATGTGGCCAAGCAGGGCTATGTAAATTTGCATGTGGTTCAGCATAAACACAGTAAAAATCCGGGAGATACGCCAGAATCGGTACAGGCACGTCGTGCCTTTTTAAGTGCCGGCCACTATGCACCGTTACAGCAAGCCGTGGTGAGAAAGATTCGTGAACTACGTATTGAAAACCTGCTGGATATTGGTTGTGGTGAAGGCTATTACACCGATGCCATGCAGCAGGAAGTGATGCAGTGTGTCGGGGTGGATATTGCCAAAAATGCCATTCAGGTTGCGGCTAAGCTGAATAAAGAAATTACTTGGGTGGTGGGAACGGGTGCAACCTTGCCGGTTTTGGACCATTCAATAGACTTGTGTACTAGCCTGTTTAGTCCGATTCCGAAACAGGAAATTCTACGGGTACTGAAACCAAAATCTTATCTAATGGTTGTTACTCCAGCTCCACAGCATTTATATGCCATGCGTGAAGCACTGTTTGAGGAAGTGAAGCCCCATGAGCCACAGAAATTTGTGGCCCAGCTAGAAGATGCGTTCAATCTGGTAAGTGAAGAGGTGGTAGAAGCCCTGCTGAATCTGTCAAAAAACGATCTGGAAAACCTGATTGCCATGACGCCGTATGCGTATAAAGCTAAGCCAGAACGCCGTTTGGCACTGGAGCAGCAAGACCAGTTTGCAGTGACTGCACAATTCCAAATTTATCTGTTTCAAAAGAAATAA
- a CDS encoding IS4 family transposase yields MTLSENLDCTLQHSLPSLSHFSEFIDFNWIEESLNQTGKASIRRRKLPAEHVVWLVIGLALFRNQPIGYVVEQLKLVFGTTEYCVPSAVVQARQRLGSEPLNALFSLLSQAWFEESQQQYSNFHGLSVCAVDGVVWSMPYTDENFAHFGSSKGKTADAPYPQVRATCLVNTATHEIIDAQIGSMDQGELTLASQLSPCSHSITLFDRAYFSADFLIGWQKRAEESHWLMRAKDNLRYEIVERNSQHDFHIRMPISTRAKKLNPALGDYWEARLIEVEQAGKIRRYITSLIDSKRYPLLALAKLYAQRWEIEMCYREIKSNLQEGKHLRSKQPTLIYQELWGVFIAYNILRRQMKYMAQRAKVSPLRMSFHITSIAILNLLKFDSLASAGNLPKHLESLMEKSKRYVLPKKRSRNYPRVVKGKPQKYPKKCQSIS; encoded by the coding sequence ATGACTTTATCTGAAAATTTAGATTGCACCCTTCAACATTCTTTACCTTCACTTAGCCATTTTAGTGAATTTATTGATTTCAACTGGATTGAGGAAAGTCTGAATCAAACAGGTAAGGCATCAATTAGAAGAAGGAAGTTACCCGCTGAACATGTGGTATGGCTTGTCATTGGACTCGCTTTATTTCGAAATCAACCTATCGGATATGTCGTAGAACAACTAAAACTTGTATTTGGTACAACAGAATATTGTGTTCCTAGCGCAGTAGTACAAGCACGACAACGTTTAGGATCAGAACCTTTAAATGCGCTATTTTCTTTACTTAGCCAAGCCTGGTTTGAAGAATCTCAGCAGCAATACTCAAACTTTCACGGTCTGAGTGTGTGCGCTGTTGATGGTGTTGTTTGGTCTATGCCTTATACAGATGAGAATTTTGCACACTTTGGTTCATCTAAAGGAAAAACTGCTGATGCTCCTTATCCACAAGTGAGAGCAACCTGCTTAGTAAATACCGCGACCCATGAAATTATAGATGCTCAAATAGGCAGTATGGATCAAGGTGAACTCACACTGGCAAGCCAATTATCTCCTTGTTCACACAGTATTACCCTATTTGATCGAGCCTATTTCTCTGCAGATTTTCTCATCGGGTGGCAAAAACGTGCAGAAGAAAGTCATTGGCTTATGCGTGCAAAAGATAATTTACGGTATGAGATTGTGGAGCGTAATTCGCAACATGACTTTCATATTAGAATGCCGATATCAACAAGAGCTAAAAAACTTAATCCAGCCTTAGGAGATTATTGGGAAGCACGTCTCATTGAGGTTGAGCAGGCAGGTAAGATTAGACGTTATATCACTTCACTAATAGATTCAAAGAGATATCCATTATTAGCTTTAGCAAAACTCTATGCCCAGCGTTGGGAAATAGAAATGTGTTACCGAGAAATCAAGAGTAACTTACAGGAAGGGAAGCATTTAAGGAGTAAACAACCTACCTTGATTTATCAAGAGTTATGGGGAGTCTTTATTGCCTATAATATTCTAAGAAGACAAATGAAATATATGGCTCAACGTGCAAAAGTCAGTCCTTTGAGAATGAGCTTTCATATTACCTCTATTGCTATCCTTAACCTATTGAAGTTTGATTCTTTGGCTTCCGCAGGCAATTTGCCTAAACATCTAGAAAGTTTAATGGAAAAATCTAAAAGGTATGTTTTACCGAAAAAAAGAAGTAGAAACTACCCACGAGTTGTGAAAGGGAAACCACAGAAATACCCAAAAAAATGCCAGTCAATCTCTTAA
- the ponA gene encoding penicillin-binding protein PBP1a → MKKLSSSGLVHPFFLIIIIIVISIPMGFYGMYLYIAPSLPEMSTLKKAPLLKPLQVFSSDQELIAEYGGKLSVPVEYEQIPPEFIHAFLAAEDSSFFEHSGISFKGLGRALSESVTGSDVQTGGSTITMQVAKNYYLSPERTLKRKLTEIFLARKIEQNLTKEEILTLYVNKIFLGKNAYGIAAAAKIYYNKSLDQLSIAQMAMIAGLPKAPSKYNPVANPKRALERRNWILGRMLQLGYINQSQYQKAIAEPINLDMPDRSTRNKFPYVGEMVRAELIQNFGEQAIDSGYKVYTTINSQRQAYAELAVQEGLEAYDRRHGWRGAEAHDQPLTNFQPFANTYPAQVTKVNANSFEALMQDGTSVTVPWSGMSWARPYRNANSVGGAPSNASQIVKVKDIVRLRPNEQKTSWALVQIPKVQGQLIALNPNNGAIEAVVGGYNFYQSTFNRAIQGWRQPGSTIKPFIYALALERGMTPYTMVNDAPITIGKWSPKNSDGRYLGMIPLRRALYLSRNTVSVRLLQTVGIERTRQLLMDFGLEDKQIPRNYTIALGTPQVLPIQMATGYATFANGGYRIQPHFISKIEDAYGNIIFEAKPEYACISCINQEEEEIESVNVVTPDDEVIELNNRTIENQTTQSKATIEHSNYRQAQRILKSSSAFDMANILRDVIQHGTGRAALRIGRGDLGGKTGTTNDAKDAWFAGFNGKLVTVAWVGFDQPTTLGRREYGGVAALPIWTDFMANALKGTPESWVRLDRKAKGPLNRTKVVNQDGKEVQHDNHATPPLATPLYRPVPVAPKREVNDFADLPGQEIQVPGERPTRGQEQPLQPKQIDSLDSLIEEVQ, encoded by the coding sequence ATGAAAAAGCTATCTAGTTCAGGCCTAGTTCATCCATTTTTTTTGATCATTATCATAATTGTGATCTCAATTCCGATGGGTTTTTACGGTATGTACCTCTATATTGCCCCATCTTTGCCTGAAATGTCTACGCTTAAAAAGGCACCTTTACTCAAACCTTTACAGGTTTTTAGTTCTGATCAGGAGCTCATCGCTGAATACGGTGGCAAACTTTCCGTACCGGTGGAATACGAGCAGATTCCACCAGAATTCATTCATGCCTTCCTAGCCGCGGAAGATTCAAGCTTTTTCGAACATAGTGGTATCAGCTTTAAGGGCTTAGGCCGTGCATTAAGTGAAAGTGTCACTGGCTCGGACGTGCAGACTGGTGGATCCACCATCACCATGCAGGTAGCAAAAAACTATTATCTAAGTCCAGAACGAACCTTAAAACGCAAACTGACCGAGATTTTCTTGGCACGTAAAATTGAGCAGAACCTGACTAAAGAAGAAATTTTGACCTTATACGTCAATAAAATTTTCCTGGGCAAAAATGCTTATGGTATCGCGGCAGCAGCCAAGATTTACTACAACAAAAGCCTGGATCAGCTTTCTATTGCTCAAATGGCGATGATTGCCGGCTTACCAAAAGCACCCTCTAAATACAATCCTGTGGCCAATCCAAAACGTGCACTGGAACGCCGCAACTGGATTCTAGGTCGTATGCTACAACTCGGCTATATCAACCAGAGTCAGTATCAAAAGGCAATTGCTGAGCCGATCAATCTGGATATGCCAGACCGCAGCACCCGCAATAAATTTCCCTATGTGGGAGAAATGGTTCGTGCCGAACTGATCCAGAATTTTGGTGAACAGGCGATTGATTCCGGCTATAAGGTCTATACAACCATTAATAGCCAACGTCAGGCTTATGCTGAACTGGCTGTGCAGGAAGGTCTGGAAGCCTATGACCGTCGTCATGGCTGGCGCGGTGCTGAAGCCCATGATCAACCTTTGACAAATTTCCAGCCTTTTGCCAATACTTACCCTGCTCAGGTCACCAAAGTTAATGCTAATTCTTTTGAAGCCTTAATGCAGGATGGTACGAGTGTTACTGTGCCTTGGTCTGGCATGTCCTGGGCACGCCCCTATCGCAATGCCAACAGTGTCGGTGGTGCACCGAGCAATGCTTCACAAATTGTCAAAGTCAAAGATATTGTTCGTTTACGCCCAAATGAACAGAAAACCTCATGGGCATTAGTACAAATTCCAAAAGTACAAGGCCAACTGATTGCGCTGAATCCAAATAATGGTGCTATTGAAGCTGTGGTCGGTGGTTATAATTTTTACCAATCGACCTTTAACCGTGCCATTCAGGGCTGGCGTCAGCCAGGCTCAACCATTAAACCATTTATCTATGCACTGGCTCTGGAACGTGGCATGACGCCTTATACCATGGTCAATGATGCACCAATCACCATTGGAAAATGGAGTCCTAAAAACTCGGATGGACGCTACTTGGGGATGATTCCTTTACGTCGCGCCCTGTACCTGTCACGCAATACCGTGTCGGTCCGCCTGCTTCAAACTGTGGGTATTGAACGTACTCGTCAATTATTGATGGATTTTGGTCTGGAAGACAAACAGATTCCACGCAACTACACCATTGCCCTCGGTACACCACAGGTACTGCCAATTCAGATGGCGACTGGCTATGCAACCTTTGCTAATGGTGGTTACCGCATTCAGCCGCATTTTATTAGCAAAATCGAAGATGCGTATGGGAACATTATCTTTGAAGCTAAACCTGAATATGCCTGCATTTCCTGTATTAATCAGGAAGAGGAAGAAATTGAGTCTGTAAATGTTGTCACACCAGATGATGAAGTCATCGAGCTAAATAATCGCACGATAGAAAACCAAACAACTCAATCTAAAGCTACCATTGAACATAGCAATTACCGTCAGGCTCAGCGCATTTTGAAATCCAGCTCGGCTTTTGATATGGCTAATATTCTGCGTGACGTGATTCAACATGGTACCGGTCGTGCAGCACTGCGCATTGGTCGGGGCGACCTCGGTGGTAAAACCGGTACCACCAATGATGCCAAAGACGCCTGGTTCGCTGGCTTTAATGGCAAACTGGTAACTGTGGCTTGGGTTGGCTTTGACCAGCCTACAACATTAGGTCGACGTGAATATGGCGGTGTTGCTGCCCTGCCAATCTGGACCGATTTTATGGCCAATGCTCTAAAGGGCACCCCAGAATCCTGGGTACGTCTGGATCGCAAGGCTAAGGGACCGCTCAACCGAACCAAAGTCGTCAATCAGGATGGCAAGGAAGTCCAGCATGACAATCATGCTACGCCTCCACTGGCAACGCCACTTTATCGTCCAGTGCCTGTAGCACCTAAACGTGAAGTAAATGACTTTGCCGATTTACCGGGACAGGAAATCCAGGTACCAGGTGAGAGACCAACTCGTGGTCAGGAACAACCTCTACAACCCAAGCAAATCGACTCGCTAGATAGTCTGATTGAAGAAGTTCAGTAA
- a CDS encoding pilus assembly protein PilM, with amino-acid sequence MRRLYRKPNKGLIGVDISSTSVKVLELSMKSGRYWVESYALIPLPEGSVVEKNILNPEAVGDALARAMNLANTQSNQAAFAIPTSMSITKTIEMDADMTDDEREIQIREDAEQYIPFPLDEASIDFEVLPDRLSNPNRVNVLLVATRIENVEARSEVLEIAGVTPKIADVESFAIENAFRVFSDTLPMGVNTVGILDIGHSMTTLSVMQNNKIIYTREQVFGGKQLTQEIQNRYGLSYEEAGRAKKTRALPDDYDIEVLEPFLDAVVQQAARSLQFFFSSSQFNEIDHILLAGGNANIPGLAKLLQQKLGYRVTIANPFLQMGFSPQIDIKKIENDASSLMVACGLALRSFD; translated from the coding sequence GTGCGCAGGTTATATCGTAAGCCAAACAAGGGGTTAATAGGTGTCGATATCAGTTCGACGTCTGTTAAAGTTTTGGAACTTTCCATGAAAAGCGGACGGTATTGGGTCGAGAGTTATGCTCTAATTCCATTACCGGAAGGCAGTGTTGTTGAAAAAAACATCTTAAATCCGGAAGCAGTCGGCGATGCCCTGGCTCGTGCCATGAACTTGGCCAATACCCAGTCTAATCAGGCAGCCTTTGCGATTCCTACCTCCATGTCGATCACCAAAACGATCGAAATGGATGCAGATATGACGGATGATGAACGTGAAATTCAGATCCGTGAAGATGCCGAACAATACATTCCATTCCCGCTGGATGAAGCAAGTATTGATTTTGAAGTCTTGCCAGATCGTCTGTCTAATCCAAACCGTGTCAATGTATTGCTAGTCGCAACCCGTATTGAAAACGTGGAAGCACGTTCAGAGGTGCTGGAAATTGCTGGTGTGACTCCAAAGATTGCCGATGTAGAAAGTTTCGCGATTGAAAATGCATTCAGGGTGTTTTCAGATACATTGCCGATGGGTGTGAATACCGTGGGTATTCTGGACATTGGTCATAGCATGACGACATTGTCGGTGATGCAAAATAACAAGATTATTTATACGCGTGAGCAGGTGTTTGGGGGTAAACAGCTCACGCAGGAAATCCAGAACCGTTATGGTTTGTCTTATGAGGAAGCTGGACGTGCCAAGAAAACTCGTGCATTGCCAGATGACTATGATATCGAGGTATTAGAGCCATTCCTGGATGCTGTGGTGCAACAGGCAGCACGTTCATTACAGTTCTTCTTTTCATCATCTCAGTTTAATGAGATTGATCACATTCTATTGGCAGGGGGGAATGCCAATATTCCAGGCCTGGCAAAACTGTTACAACAAAAACTGGGCTACCGTGTCACGATCGCAAATCCATTCTTACAGATGGGCTTTTCTCCTCAAATTGATATTAAAAAAATTGAAAATGATGCGTCATCACTCATGGTTGCATGCGGTCTGGCATTGAGGAGTTTTGATTAA
- a CDS encoding PilN domain-containing protein, with translation MAKINLLPWRDELRVKRNNEFIAYCVGALLLGVAAAGGGWFYYDQKLQDQEQANQLIISTNQNLDVQLKSLDGLQEQRDAIVERMKLIQGLQTQRPIAVHLIDEIVRVTPSDMYVTKFVRTGDKFTIEGKAASPNTVAELLRNLEASPWYRNAFMNSFLAAEEKKDKAPSSLIPRIEESYGTFTVTVDLDQIAQPVLSEQQPQAAETTTQGATS, from the coding sequence ATGGCAAAAATTAATCTATTGCCTTGGCGTGATGAGCTAAGAGTCAAAAGAAATAATGAATTTATCGCATATTGCGTGGGGGCTTTGTTGCTCGGTGTGGCAGCAGCAGGGGGTGGTTGGTTCTATTACGATCAGAAATTACAGGATCAGGAACAGGCTAATCAGTTAATTATTAGTACCAACCAGAATCTGGATGTGCAGCTGAAATCATTGGATGGTTTGCAAGAGCAGCGTGATGCGATTGTAGAGCGTATGAAACTGATTCAGGGCTTGCAAACCCAGCGTCCGATTGCGGTGCATCTTATTGATGAAATTGTGCGGGTAACGCCAAGTGATATGTATGTCACCAAGTTTGTACGTACCGGGGATAAGTTCACGATTGAAGGCAAGGCTGCAAGTCCAAATACCGTGGCAGAGTTGCTTCGTAATCTGGAAGCCTCTCCTTGGTATCGCAATGCATTTATGAATTCGTTCCTGGCAGCGGAAGAGAAGAAGGATAAAGCACCAAGTTCTCTGATTCCGCGTATTGAAGAGTCTTATGGAACGTTCACAGTAACTGTTGATCTTGACCAGATTGCTCAGCCTGTGCTTTCCGAGCAGCAACCACAGGCAGCTGAGACAACTACACAGGGGGCGACATCATGA
- a CDS encoding type 4a pilus biogenesis protein PilO, which yields MSEKFEDLGQESVVAPKNKMTVEKFFQQFNTLDPNNYGSWPIAVKITCWIFIVFVVMMLAYFGLIRGQIEAIAQANAQEQNLLNEFRDKDSKLRNLQQYQQQLQEMEARFNQQLEQLPKETEIPGLVEDINLSGVNAGLKFKNIRLEPEVKQEFFIEQPISIEATGDYHSFGSFVSGIAGLSRIVTLHDFEITGTANKEKKTDIPVIDYVVKAKTYRYVGNANTNSTADNTAANGQGAQ from the coding sequence ATGAGCGAAAAATTTGAAGATTTAGGTCAAGAGTCAGTTGTTGCACCGAAAAATAAAATGACGGTGGAGAAGTTTTTCCAGCAGTTTAATACCCTGGATCCAAATAATTATGGTAGCTGGCCGATCGCAGTTAAAATTACCTGCTGGATTTTTATTGTCTTTGTGGTAATGATGCTGGCTTATTTTGGTTTGATCCGCGGCCAAATCGAAGCCATTGCACAAGCGAATGCTCAGGAGCAAAACTTGCTCAATGAGTTCCGTGATAAGGATTCCAAGCTGCGTAACTTGCAACAATATCAGCAACAATTGCAGGAAATGGAAGCGCGTTTTAACCAGCAACTCGAGCAGTTGCCGAAAGAAACAGAAATTCCTGGATTGGTTGAAGATATTAACTTGAGCGGTGTCAACGCCGGCCTGAAGTTCAAAAATATCCGTCTTGAACCTGAAGTGAAGCAGGAATTCTTTATTGAGCAACCGATCTCGATTGAAGCAACAGGTGATTATCATTCTTTTGGTTCATTTGTTAGTGGTATTGCAGGTCTGTCACGTATCGTGACACTGCATGATTTTGAAATTACTGGTACGGCAAACAAAGAGAAGAAAACTGATATTCCAGTGATTGATTATGTGGTGAAAGCAAAAACTTATCGCTATGTAGGAAACGCTAATACTAATAGTACAGCAGATAATACAGCTGCAAACGGTCAGGGGGCACAGTAA
- a CDS encoding pilus assembly protein PilP: protein MKMLKIASALTAGLILAGCESRIDYVNQEMANIRNQPALPIEPAPDFVPAETFNYAAHQLKSPFLPSSLAAELKVMAGKRVYPNLSRQLQPLESYPLETLTMKGSLKNQAGQILALIHTPDGEVERIQRGSYMGLNHGRVVNITPTQIDLVEIIPDGRDGYVERPRSLVLVGPTP from the coding sequence ATGAAGATGTTAAAAATTGCTTCAGCACTCACTGCCGGATTAATCTTGGCAGGATGTGAGTCACGTATTGACTACGTCAATCAGGAAATGGCAAATATCCGCAACCAGCCAGCTTTGCCGATTGAACCTGCCCCGGATTTTGTCCCTGCAGAAACCTTCAATTATGCGGCACATCAGCTGAAAAGTCCTTTCTTGCCAAGTTCTCTGGCAGCAGAGCTAAAAGTGATGGCAGGCAAGCGTGTTTATCCAAATTTATCCAGACAGTTACAACCGTTGGAAAGCTATCCACTTGAAACTTTGACGATGAAGGGGAGTCTCAAAAATCAGGCTGGACAGATTTTGGCATTGATTCACACACCTGATGGGGAAGTTGAACGGATTCAACGTGGTAGCTATATGGGGTTAAATCATGGACGGGTAGTCAATATTACTCCAACCCAGATTGATTTGGTTGAGATTATTCCGGATGGACGTGATGGGTATGTGGAACGCCCTCGCAGTTTGGTTCTGGTGGGACCAACACCATAA
- a CDS encoding type IV pilus secretin PilQ family protein translates to MNKSFKEFIFGDGNTMNHVFRQFSMGAVAIAVMQAASAQIAITNVVPMQVPGQGTEIRVMFNGLPPQPQAYQLESPSRLILDFEQAQQNLKQSNIPVATKEASSVDVSSDAQRARLTVNLADAGAFTTRVEGNTFILKINSNSPVANVQPVVQQAVQGITNIGFQRGAKGEGQVVIDLASGDTPVDVQQQGTKIVVRALGSKIPVHLTRRLNVNDFATPVSTVDAVNQNGSGVITIQTSDSYEYMAYQTDNKLTVSLKRPEEKNPLRPKAAHHYTGKKISLDFQDIEVRRVLQLLADFTDINMVAADSVQGNITLRLKEVPWDQALDIVLKTKNLDKRRNGNVIWIAPVTELAKAEEEEAKALAQSAKLAPIQTEYIQLNYAKAADIEKLITQNKGASNSNSSSNTSTNNNEDKESLLSPRGSVSIDARTNTLIVNDTQPFIDKIRNMVDLLDVQVKQVMVEARIVRASTEFTKEIGVKWGVLSQGITNNNHLLVGGSDTTLWDLREPELDDETGRWKYEIQRPDNLNVDLGVANAAGKIAFGLISLSDFMLDLELSALQADGYGEVISTPKVLTADKQKATVESGFEVPYQSTEGSGASATATTEFKDVVLKLDVTPSITPDGKVQMDLDISSDSIAGVTPMGEYYLNKNRLNTNVLVENGETVVLGGIFEQETLNSQTKVPFLGDIPYLGRLFRKDAKSDNKRELLIFVTPRIVNDSVSRNH, encoded by the coding sequence ATGAATAAAAGTTTTAAAGAATTTATTTTTGGGGATGGTAATACAATGAATCATGTGTTTCGTCAGTTTTCTATGGGGGCAGTTGCGATTGCAGTGATGCAGGCAGCAAGTGCACAAATCGCAATCACTAATGTGGTGCCAATGCAGGTTCCAGGGCAAGGAACCGAAATTCGTGTGATGTTTAATGGTTTGCCACCTCAGCCACAAGCTTATCAGCTGGAATCTCCATCTCGTCTGATTCTGGATTTTGAACAGGCACAGCAGAATCTGAAACAGAGTAATATTCCTGTTGCAACAAAAGAAGCAAGTTCTGTTGATGTGTCTTCAGACGCACAACGTGCACGTTTAACCGTGAATTTGGCTGATGCGGGTGCATTTACTACACGTGTCGAAGGCAACACCTTTATTTTAAAGATCAACTCCAATAGCCCAGTGGCTAATGTTCAGCCAGTAGTTCAACAGGCTGTTCAAGGGATTACCAATATTGGTTTCCAGCGTGGTGCTAAAGGTGAAGGGCAAGTCGTCATTGATTTGGCGAGTGGTGATACCCCAGTCGATGTACAGCAACAAGGTACTAAAATTGTGGTTCGGGCATTGGGTAGCAAGATCCCAGTACATTTAACCCGTCGTCTGAATGTAAATGATTTTGCCACACCGGTTTCTACTGTAGATGCAGTCAACCAAAATGGTTCAGGCGTGATTACCATTCAGACTTCAGATAGCTATGAATATATGGCATATCAAACGGATAATAAACTCACAGTTAGTTTGAAACGCCCGGAAGAGAAAAATCCATTACGTCCTAAAGCAGCCCATCATTATACTGGCAAGAAAATTTCTCTAGATTTCCAGGATATTGAAGTTCGTCGCGTATTGCAGTTGTTAGCGGACTTTACTGATATCAATATGGTCGCAGCGGATAGCGTACAAGGGAATATTACTTTGCGTCTTAAGGAAGTTCCTTGGGATCAAGCGCTGGATATCGTTTTGAAAACCAAGAACCTGGATAAACGTCGTAATGGGAATGTGATCTGGATTGCTCCTGTTACAGAGCTAGCGAAAGCTGAAGAAGAAGAAGCGAAAGCATTAGCACAAAGTGCTAAACTTGCACCAATTCAAACTGAATATATCCAGTTGAATTATGCTAAGGCTGCTGATATTGAGAAGTTAATTACTCAGAATAAAGGTGCTTCAAATAGCAATTCTAGTTCAAATACTAGTACAAATAATAATGAGGATAAGGAAAGTTTATTAAGTCCTCGTGGTTCTGTATCTATAGATGCTCGTACTAACACTTTAATTGTGAATGATACTCAGCCATTTATCGATAAAATTCGTAATATGGTGGATTTACTAGATGTGCAGGTGAAGCAGGTTATGGTGGAAGCACGTATTGTCCGTGCATCTACAGAATTTACCAAAGAGATTGGGGTGAAATGGGGAGTTTTATCTCAAGGTATTACCAATAATAATCATCTTCTGGTGGGTGGAAGTGATACCACCCTTTGGGATCTGCGCGAACCTGAATTGGATGATGAAACAGGTCGCTGGAAATATGAAATTCAACGTCCAGATAACCTTAATGTTGATTTAGGTGTAGCTAATGCTGCAGGTAAAATTGCATTTGGTTTGATTAGTCTCTCGGACTTTATGCTTGATCTTGAACTTTCTGCACTACAAGCAGATGGCTATGGTGAGGTGATTTCTACTCCGAAAGTACTGACTGCAGACAAGCAGAAAGCGACTGTTGAATCAGGTTTTGAAGTGCCATATCAGTCTACTGAAGGGAGTGGTGCGAGTGCTACAGCTACAACTGAATTTAAGGATGTAGTACTTAAGCTTGATGTGACTCCAAGTATTACGCCTGATGGAAAAGTGCAAATGGATCTGGATATTTCCAGTGACAGTATCGCTGGGGTAACACCAATGGGTGAATACTATCTCAATAAAAACCGCCTGAACACGAATGTCCTGGTTGAAAATGGTGAAACCGTCGTTCTTGGTGGTATTTTTGAGCAGGAGACGCTTAACAGTCAGACCAAGGTTCCTTTCTTAGGGGATATTCCATATTTAGGCCGCTTGTTCCGTAAGGATGCTAAATCGGATAATAAACGTGAGCTCCTGATTTTTGTTACCCCTCGAATTGTTAATGACAGTGTTTCAAGAAATCATTAA
- the aroK gene encoding shikimate kinase AroK, which produces MPSKEFESLPNIYLVGPMGAGKTTVGRHLAELLGREFLDSDHEIERKTGATIPWIFEKEGEAGFRSRETVVIDELTSRPQLVLATGGGAVTQAPNREYLKNRGIVVYLYTPVEIQLQRTYRDKNRPLLQVENPEQKLRDLLAVRDPLYREVAHYIIETNQGAARDLAQRILNLILPKK; this is translated from the coding sequence TTGCCAAGCAAAGAGTTTGAATCCCTGCCAAATATCTATTTGGTGGGGCCGATGGGGGCGGGAAAGACAACTGTAGGACGACATTTAGCAGAATTGTTAGGACGAGAATTTCTTGACAGTGATCATGAAATTGAGCGGAAAACAGGTGCAACGATTCCGTGGATCTTTGAAAAAGAAGGTGAAGCGGGTTTTCGTAGTCGTGAAACGGTTGTCATTGATGAGTTAACTTCACGACCACAACTGGTACTTGCCACGGGTGGTGGTGCGGTGACTCAGGCGCCCAATCGTGAATATCTTAAAAACCGCGGTATCGTAGTTTATCTTTATACTCCTGTTGAAATTCAGCTTCAGCGAACCTATCGCGACAAAAACCGTCCGCTATTACAAGTCGAAAACCCTGAGCAGAAACTCAGAGATTTGCTTGCAGTACGTGATCCGTTATACCGAGAAGTCGCACATTACATCATTGAGACCAATCAGGGGGCTGCACGTGATCTGGCGCAGCGTATTTTGAATCTCATCCTTCCGAAAAAATAA